The following is a genomic window from Bacteroidales bacterium.
AATGAATGTAAGAGAAAAATACTCAGTAGTTCTTGTTTGTCTGGGCTTAATTCTTGCCCTGCTCCCGCTAACGGGAAACAGGTCATTTACAGTAAAGCCAAATGATCTTATTACCGAGATCAGTAACCCGGAGTCGGTTTTTACTGTTGATCAGGTAGCCCGTTTTGTTGTATCAGAAGATAGCACAATACAGTTAATTGATCTCAGGACACCTGAGGAATTCAGGGCTTTTAATATTCCGGGGGCAATTAATCTTCCCTATAATGACTTTCTCAATTCTGACCCTGCTACCCTATTCGGCAATCAGAATATTAAAAACAT
Proteins encoded in this region:
- a CDS encoding rhodanese-like domain-containing protein; this encodes MNVREKYSVVLVCLGLILALLPLTGNRSFTVKPNDLITEISNPESVFTVDQVARFVVSEDSTIQLIDLRTPEEFRAFNIPGAINLPYNDFLNSDPATLFGNQNIKNILYSNGDFDSNYALMAAKGMKYDNVYIMKGGLNEWFNTVMNSTFTGEKISARENALFETRTRARRLFTEINSLPDSLKQKFYDSKHMEAKKLDGGCE